One Streptomyces sp. RPA4-2 genomic window carries:
- a CDS encoding ADP-ribosylglycohydrolase family protein, whose translation MLRLTWVQPEDLLGHELHQAAQDGREADPIAARWHAAGGPRAPLRAGASATPASPYLRALATDLLDELADLPSELADQEPTELASVMTRCPDWPARRPDPTDVGDGDRTPTAGTEVPGVSPAVAVPRLEAAWLGRAAGCLLGKPVEKLPLHGIRALAKATGNWPLHTWFTARGLPTELADAYPWNRRSASTSLAENIDGMPEDDDLNYPLLNLLLLQRHGRRFTTADVARLWLDELPAGRTFTAERVAYRNLLAGVEPPRTAHHRNPFREWIGALIRADVHGWTNPGDPAAAAAQAHRDAALTHTANGVYAAMFTAATIAEAATGRSDIHACLRTGLTVVPPASRLAKAVHHAVRLAHSTVDFEKVVDVLHTTYGDYHWVHALPNTALIAAALTHADGDFSGSVCRAVSGGWDTDSNGATAGSVAGLLAGAPAALPERWTTPLKNRLATSLADFNGIGFDTLAQLTHRETRHP comes from the coding sequence GGTCCAGCCCGAGGACCTGCTCGGGCACGAACTCCACCAAGCCGCCCAGGACGGCCGCGAGGCCGATCCGATCGCGGCACGCTGGCACGCGGCCGGCGGCCCGCGGGCCCCTCTCCGGGCCGGCGCCTCCGCCACTCCCGCCTCACCGTACCTGCGGGCCCTCGCGACGGATCTGCTGGACGAACTCGCCGACCTGCCGAGCGAGTTGGCGGACCAAGAGCCGACGGAACTGGCCTCCGTCATGACCCGCTGCCCGGACTGGCCCGCGCGGCGGCCCGACCCTACGGACGTCGGCGACGGCGACCGCACACCCACCGCCGGGACCGAGGTCCCGGGCGTCTCCCCGGCCGTCGCCGTGCCCCGCCTGGAGGCCGCCTGGCTGGGCCGGGCCGCGGGCTGCCTGCTGGGCAAACCCGTCGAGAAACTCCCCCTCCACGGCATCCGCGCACTGGCGAAGGCCACCGGGAACTGGCCCCTCCACACCTGGTTCACGGCCCGCGGCCTGCCCACGGAGCTGGCCGACGCGTACCCCTGGAACAGGCGCTCCGCGTCCACCTCGCTCGCCGAGAACATCGACGGCATGCCCGAGGACGACGACCTCAACTACCCCCTCCTCAACCTCCTGTTGCTCCAGCGTCACGGCCGGAGGTTCACCACCGCGGACGTGGCCCGCCTCTGGCTGGACGAACTCCCCGCCGGCCGCACCTTCACCGCGGAACGCGTCGCCTACCGCAACCTCCTCGCCGGCGTCGAGCCCCCGCGCACGGCCCACCACCGCAACCCCTTCCGCGAATGGATCGGCGCCCTCATCCGCGCGGACGTCCATGGCTGGACGAACCCCGGCGACCCGGCCGCCGCCGCGGCACAGGCCCACCGCGACGCCGCCCTCACCCACACCGCGAACGGCGTGTACGCCGCCATGTTCACCGCCGCCACCATCGCCGAGGCCGCCACCGGCCGCAGCGACATCCACGCCTGCCTGCGCACCGGCCTGACCGTCGTACCCCCCGCCTCCCGGCTGGCGAAAGCGGTCCACCACGCCGTCCGGCTCGCCCACTCGACCGTCGACTTCGAGAAGGTCGTCGACGTCCTGCACACCACCTACGGCGACTACCACTGGGTGCACGCCCTCCCCAACACCGCCCTGATCGCGGCCGCCCTCACCCACGCGGACGGCGACTTCAGCGGATCCGTCTGCCGGGCGGTGTCCGGCGGCTGGGACACCGACTCCAACGGCGCCACGGCGGGCAGCGTCGCGGGCCTGCTCGCCGGCGCCCCCGCCGCCCTGCCGGAGCGCTGGACCACCCCGCTCAAGAACCGCCTGGCCACCTCCCTCGCCGACTTCAACGGCATCGGCTTCGACACCCTCGCCCAGCTCACGCACCGGGAGACCCGTCACCCATGA
- the rbsK gene encoding ribokinase: MTLIAVLGSTNMDLVTYVAKAPQRGETVTGREFRTIPGGKGANQAVAAAHAGADVTLIGAVGVDSFGPQLRSALEHSGVDTDHLRTTEGPSGTAHIVVDDEGGNAIVVIPGANGTVDHLAPGDEGLITTADALLLQLEIPLAAVVAGAEAARRHGVRTLLTPSPAQPLPSQLLASIDLLVPNEYEAAALTGTPDPREAATALLDLVPEVVVTLGAAGSLYAARGAAPLTVPAPRVSAVDSTGAGDTFVGTLAVALAEGRPMPEALAWASAAAALSVQRIGATSSMPYRSEIDAEASSHAHHAQSTS, translated from the coding sequence ATGACCCTTATCGCCGTGCTCGGCAGCACGAACATGGACCTCGTCACGTACGTCGCCAAGGCCCCGCAGCGCGGAGAGACCGTGACGGGACGGGAGTTCCGTACGATCCCCGGCGGCAAGGGCGCCAACCAGGCGGTCGCCGCGGCCCACGCGGGCGCCGACGTCACCTTGATCGGCGCGGTCGGCGTCGACTCCTTCGGCCCCCAGCTCCGCTCCGCCCTGGAGCACTCCGGTGTGGACACCGACCACCTGCGCACCACCGAGGGCCCCTCCGGCACCGCGCACATCGTGGTGGACGACGAGGGCGGCAACGCGATCGTCGTCATCCCCGGCGCCAACGGCACCGTCGACCACCTCGCCCCCGGTGACGAGGGCCTCATCACCACCGCCGACGCGCTCCTGCTCCAGCTGGAGATCCCGCTCGCCGCCGTCGTCGCGGGCGCCGAGGCGGCCCGCCGCCACGGCGTCCGCACCCTCCTGACCCCGTCCCCCGCACAGCCCCTGCCGTCCCAGCTCCTCGCCTCCATCGACCTGCTGGTGCCCAACGAGTACGAGGCCGCCGCGCTGACCGGCACCCCCGACCCCCGCGAGGCGGCCACCGCGCTGCTCGACCTGGTGCCGGAGGTCGTCGTCACCCTGGGTGCCGCGGGCAGCCTGTACGCGGCCCGGGGCGCCGCCCCCCTGACGGTCCCCGCGCCCCGCGTCAGCGCCGTGGACTCGACCGGCGCGGGCGACACCTTCGTCGGCACCCTCGCGGTCGCGCTCGCGGAGGGCCGGCCGATGCCCGAGGCCCTCGCCTGGGCGTCGGCCGCCGCCGCGCTGTCGGTCCAGCGGATCGGGGCCACGTCCTCGATGCCGTACCGCTCCGAGATCGACGCCGAGGCCTCGTCGCACGCACACCACGCGCAGTCCACGTCATGA
- a CDS encoding CaiB/BaiF CoA-transferase family protein, translating to MSARPGPGPLTGLRVLDLATLFAGPLAATLLGDFGAEVVKVEHPAKPDPSRGHGPSKDGIGLWWKLLGRNKRTITLDLSKPGGRATLLRLAAEADVIIENFRPGTLEKWDLGWEELSAANPRLVLARVTAFGQFGPYARRPGFGTLAEAMSGFAAITGEPDTPPVLPPFGLADSIAGLTTAYAVMTALRARETSGLGQVVDMAIIEPILTVLGPQPLWYDQLGHVQPRTGNRSANNAPRNTYRTADGSWVAVSTSAQSIAERVMRLVGRPDLIDEPWFATGADRALHADVLDEAVGAWIAHRDRAEVLEAFEKAEAAVAPIQDVTDVMEDAQYEALDTITTVADPELGPLRMQNVLFRLSSTPGSIRWAGRPHGADTDAVLTELGLSGTEITALRSEGAL from the coding sequence ATGAGCGCGCGTCCCGGGCCCGGCCCGCTCACCGGCCTGCGCGTCCTCGACCTCGCCACCCTCTTCGCCGGACCGCTCGCCGCCACCCTGCTCGGCGACTTCGGCGCCGAGGTCGTCAAGGTCGAGCACCCGGCCAAGCCCGACCCGTCCCGGGGCCACGGCCCGTCGAAGGACGGCATCGGCCTGTGGTGGAAACTCCTCGGCCGCAACAAGCGCACGATCACCCTCGACCTGTCGAAACCCGGTGGCCGCGCCACGCTGCTGCGGCTCGCCGCGGAGGCCGACGTGATCATCGAGAACTTCCGTCCCGGCACCCTGGAGAAATGGGACCTGGGCTGGGAGGAACTGTCGGCCGCCAACCCCCGGCTCGTACTCGCCCGCGTCACCGCCTTCGGCCAGTTCGGCCCCTACGCGCGTCGCCCCGGCTTCGGCACGCTCGCGGAGGCCATGAGCGGCTTCGCGGCGATCACCGGCGAACCGGACACGCCCCCGGTCCTGCCCCCTTTCGGCCTGGCCGACTCGATCGCGGGCCTGACGACGGCGTACGCCGTGATGACGGCCCTGCGCGCCCGCGAGACCTCGGGCCTCGGCCAGGTGGTCGACATGGCGATCATCGAACCGATCCTCACCGTGCTGGGCCCGCAACCGCTCTGGTACGACCAGCTCGGCCATGTCCAGCCCCGCACCGGCAACCGCTCCGCGAACAACGCGCCCCGCAACACCTACCGCACGGCGGACGGTTCGTGGGTCGCCGTCTCGACGTCCGCGCAGTCGATCGCCGAACGGGTGATGCGGCTGGTCGGACGCCCGGACCTGATCGACGAACCGTGGTTCGCGACCGGGGCGGACCGGGCGCTCCACGCGGACGTCCTCGACGAGGCGGTGGGCGCCTGGATCGCCCACCGCGACCGCGCGGAGGTGCTGGAGGCCTTCGAGAAGGCGGAGGCCGCGGTGGCCCCGATCCAGGACGTCACCGATGTCATGGAGGACGCCCAGTACGAGGCGCTGGACACGATCACCACCGTCGCCGACCCGGAACTCGGTCCCCTGCGCATGCAGAACGTCCTGTTCCGGCTCTCCTCCACGCCCGGGTCGATCCGCTGGGCGGGCCGCCCGCACGGCGCCGACACGGACGCGGTCCTCACCGAGCTCGGACTGTCCGGCACCGAGATCACGGCCCTCAGATCGGAAGGCGCCCTGTGA
- a CDS encoding CoA ester lyase, with translation MTNPAFPLTWLYAPGDRPDVVVKALASGADIVLIDLEDAVAPDRKEYARDATAELLSAAPPVPVHVRVNTLDGTLAEADLKTLSPLPGLSGLRLPKVASPTDVVHVAEHAVSAEGSGIPLYALLETALGVEHAFAIASAHPAVRGIGLGEADLRADLGVREDAGLDWSRARIVLAARAAGLPPPVQSIHPDIRDLEGLAASCAHGRTLGFLGRAAIHPRQLPVIERAYLPTPAEVESAEAVVEAAGIEPGAQALPDGRFVDAAVVACARRTLALARRDALTA, from the coding sequence GTGACGAACCCGGCCTTCCCGCTCACCTGGCTGTACGCCCCCGGAGACCGCCCGGACGTGGTCGTCAAGGCCCTCGCCTCGGGCGCGGACATCGTCCTGATCGACCTGGAGGACGCGGTCGCGCCGGACCGCAAGGAGTACGCCCGCGACGCGACCGCGGAACTGCTCTCGGCCGCTCCCCCGGTCCCGGTCCACGTCCGGGTGAACACGCTGGACGGCACCCTGGCCGAGGCCGACCTGAAGACGCTCTCCCCGCTCCCTGGCCTGTCCGGCCTGCGGCTGCCCAAGGTGGCCTCGCCCACGGACGTCGTCCACGTCGCGGAGCACGCCGTGTCCGCCGAGGGCAGCGGGATCCCGCTGTACGCCCTGCTGGAAACGGCCCTCGGCGTCGAACACGCTTTCGCCATCGCCTCGGCCCACCCGGCCGTGCGCGGCATCGGGCTCGGCGAGGCGGATCTCCGGGCCGACCTGGGCGTACGTGAGGACGCGGGCCTGGACTGGTCCCGTGCCCGGATCGTGCTCGCCGCCCGAGCCGCCGGACTCCCACCCCCCGTGCAGTCCATCCACCCCGACATCCGGGACCTGGAGGGGCTTGCGGCCTCCTGCGCCCACGGGCGCACCCTCGGTTTCCTCGGCCGCGCGGCCATCCACCCGCGCCAGCTCCCGGTGATCGAACGCGCCTACCTTCCGACCCCGGCCGAGGTGGAGAGCGCCGAAGCCGTCGTCGAGGCCGCCGGCATCGAGCCGGGGGCCCAGGCCCTGCCCGACGGCCGTTTCGTGGACGCGGCGGTCGTGGCCTGCGCCCGCCGCACCCTGGCACTGGCCCGGCGCGACGCCCTGACGGCATGA